From a region of the Candidatus Krumholzibacteriia bacterium genome:
- the bshB1 gene encoding bacillithiol biosynthesis deacetylase BshB1, whose translation MSERFDVLAFGAHPDDAEAACGGLLVQLVRQGYRVAICDLTRGELASNGTVAERRAEAEAAARVLGLHGRLDLGLPDGGLHAEDPEQRRRIVATLRTHVPRLILIPDLAARHPDHLAAHALLRQAQFFCGVAGYDAGMPPVERPVLVRALDFHPMVPSFVVDVSAVLPLKLEALRCYRSQFEPGPGRVPTLLNDPAYLQRVETNARTYGQLIGCTAGEPYAVDGPVPLVDPVAALVPAGKKVP comes from the coding sequence ATGAGCGAGCGCTTCGATGTCCTCGCCTTTGGCGCCCACCCGGACGACGCCGAGGCTGCCTGCGGCGGCCTCTTGGTCCAGCTCGTCCGCCAAGGCTATCGCGTGGCCATCTGCGATCTGACCCGGGGCGAGCTGGCGAGCAACGGCACCGTCGCGGAACGGCGGGCCGAAGCCGAAGCCGCCGCACGCGTCCTCGGCCTGCACGGCCGCCTCGACCTCGGCCTGCCGGATGGGGGGCTCCACGCCGAGGACCCGGAGCAGCGCCGCCGCATCGTCGCCACGCTTCGCACCCACGTTCCGCGCCTCATCCTGATTCCCGATCTCGCCGCGCGCCATCCGGATCACCTGGCCGCGCACGCCCTGCTGCGGCAAGCGCAGTTCTTCTGCGGCGTGGCCGGTTACGACGCCGGGATGCCGCCGGTGGAGCGCCCGGTGCTGGTGCGGGCCCTCGACTTCCACCCCATGGTGCCGTCCTTCGTCGTCGACGTGAGCGCGGTCCTGCCTTTGAAGTTGGAGGCGCTGCGCTGCTATCGTTCTCAGTTCGAGCCCGGCCCAGGACGGGTGCCCACGCTGCTCAACGATCCGGCGTACCTGCAGCGCGTCGAGACCAACGCCCGCACCTACGGGCAGCTCATCGGTTGCACCGCCGGCGAGCCTTACGCCGTCGACGGCCCGGTGCCCCTGGTGGATCCGGTGGCGGCGCTCGTCCCGGCGGGGAAGAAGGTGCCATGA
- the bshC gene encoding bacillithiol biosynthesis BshC, producing the protein MQIASRLPWSVSSSGALVQAHVRGQLPEALRAPGLSSLPALAARTPMAPDLVRALAADGEGAAALQALAAPGALAVATGQQPGCVGGAVFVVLKAATAVALARRSARALGRPVVPVFWNAADDVDFDEVSRVGWLTAAGELFFLELPAAGRQAQGFVGDLPAAGDEAAASAALSLLDGARRDALQPLLPRGARDHADWVGRLLRAVFPELVVVDARHPALRTHAAPLFRRYLEAADAATEAIETRAAALAAAGFAPTLSPSSTRQALFLVDGGRRLKVRDDRAPLRQALERAPESVAANVVLRPLIQDALFPVLASVVGPAEIGYLHESRALRPLLGVPESALVPRLALTLVGTNTWEAAQRHGIDAERLLAHGEAALREAARRRAREPRQRVEAAFGATLGALGALVPSGNTALERPLRRLEGVRDDFIAALEDAAVQELLRAEPALERLSQRLRPRGRAQERVLATLWFLARRGIEARQELLQLADMHLDTLEQGEVVHWLVLD; encoded by the coding sequence ATGCAGATCGCTTCCCGCCTGCCCTGGAGCGTTTCGAGCTCCGGGGCACTGGTGCAAGCCCACGTGCGCGGCCAGCTACCGGAGGCGCTGCGTGCCCCGGGCTTGTCCAGCCTGCCGGCACTCGCGGCGCGCACCCCCATGGCGCCGGACCTGGTACGAGCTCTCGCAGCAGACGGCGAGGGCGCCGCGGCTCTGCAAGCCCTCGCGGCGCCCGGAGCTCTCGCCGTGGCCACGGGGCAACAACCAGGTTGCGTCGGCGGCGCCGTTTTCGTCGTCCTCAAAGCGGCCACCGCGGTCGCTTTGGCGCGGCGCAGCGCTCGCGCCCTGGGCCGACCGGTGGTGCCGGTGTTCTGGAATGCGGCGGACGACGTGGACTTCGACGAGGTGTCCCGTGTCGGCTGGCTCACCGCGGCAGGGGAGCTCTTCTTCCTCGAGCTGCCCGCTGCGGGTCGGCAGGCACAAGGCTTCGTCGGCGATCTGCCGGCAGCAGGGGACGAAGCCGCAGCGAGCGCCGCGCTCTCTCTTCTCGACGGCGCTCGCCGCGACGCCTTGCAACCCTTGCTGCCGCGCGGCGCGCGAGATCACGCCGATTGGGTCGGGCGTCTGCTCCGTGCCGTGTTCCCCGAGCTGGTGGTGGTGGACGCGCGCCATCCCGCACTCCGTACCCACGCGGCACCGCTCTTCCGCCGTTACCTCGAAGCGGCGGACGCAGCCACCGAGGCGATCGAAACACGCGCCGCCGCCCTCGCTGCGGCGGGTTTCGCGCCCACGCTCTCGCCCTCGAGCACCCGACAGGCGCTCTTCCTCGTCGACGGTGGCCGCCGTCTCAAGGTGCGCGACGACAGGGCGCCGCTGCGTCAGGCTCTCGAACGAGCCCCGGAGAGCGTGGCTGCCAACGTCGTCCTGCGGCCCCTGATCCAGGACGCACTGTTTCCGGTGCTGGCGAGCGTGGTCGGCCCGGCGGAAATTGGCTATCTGCACGAGAGCCGGGCGCTGCGTCCGCTCCTCGGCGTTCCCGAGAGCGCCCTCGTCCCGCGGCTGGCCCTCACCCTCGTCGGTACGAACACCTGGGAGGCCGCGCAGCGCCACGGCATCGACGCCGAACGCTTGCTCGCCCACGGCGAGGCGGCACTGCGCGAGGCGGCGCGCCGGCGCGCGCGGGAGCCGCGGCAACGGGTGGAGGCGGCCTTCGGCGCCACCCTCGGCGCGCTCGGCGCCCTGGTTCCGTCCGGCAACACCGCGTTGGAGCGGCCACTCCGGCGGCTGGAAGGAGTGCGTGACGACTTCATCGCTGCTCTGGAGGATGCGGCGGTGCAGGAGCTGCTGCGCGCCGAACCAGCCCTCGAGCGCTTGTCCCAGCGCCTGCGCCCGCGCGGCCGCGCCCAGGAGCGCGTCCTCGCCACGCTCTGGTTCCTGGCCCGCCGGGGGATAGAGGCGCGGCAGGAGCTGTTGCAGCTCGCCGACATGCATCTGGACACGCTGGAGCAAGGTGAGGTAGTGCACTGGCTCGTTCTCGACTGA
- a CDS encoding class I SAM-dependent methyltransferase encodes MSGDTPWYVRAFDAEYLEVYAHRDATEAERVTARLLEPLQLTGQRVLDLACGAGRYSAALGRRDARVVGLDLSLPLLRQARAAVPGARGFVRSHMGALPFAAASFDLALCMFTSFGYLPTAAEDRAVLGEIRRVLGASGALVLDLLNAASVRRSLPGESERRAGNLQVRERRWLEADDVVVKAVELERGGRVRRYEERVRLWPLDALVAALAAAALPVRRMWGSYAGEPFVASTSPRLILLAGADRPGC; translated from the coding sequence GTGAGCGGCGACACCCCTTGGTACGTCCGCGCTTTCGACGCCGAGTATCTCGAGGTCTACGCCCACCGCGATGCCACCGAGGCCGAGCGCGTCACCGCCCGACTGCTCGAACCGCTGCAGCTCACCGGGCAGCGCGTCCTCGATCTGGCCTGCGGCGCCGGGCGCTACAGTGCGGCGCTCGGCCGCCGCGATGCCCGCGTCGTCGGCCTCGATTTGTCCTTGCCCTTGCTCCGGCAGGCGCGCGCCGCAGTACCCGGAGCGCGGGGTTTCGTCCGCAGCCACATGGGAGCGTTGCCCTTCGCGGCGGCGAGCTTCGATCTCGCTCTCTGCATGTTCACCAGCTTCGGCTACCTGCCGACCGCCGCCGAAGACCGGGCCGTGCTCGGCGAGATCCGCCGGGTGCTGGGAGCCTCGGGAGCGCTGGTGCTCGATCTCCTCAACGCCGCGAGCGTGCGCCGCTCGCTCCCGGGAGAAAGCGAACGCCGCGCCGGCAACCTGCAAGTACGAGAACGTCGCTGGCTCGAAGCGGACGATGTGGTGGTGAAAGCGGTGGAGCTGGAACGCGGCGGCAGGGTGCGGCGCTACGAGGAGAGGGTGCGCTTGTGGCCGCTCGACGCCCTCGTGGCGGCGCTCGCTGCAGCGGCACTGCCGGTGCGCCGGATGTGGGGGAGTTATGCGGGCGAGCCGTTCGTCGCCAGCACCAGCCCGCGGCTCATCCTCCTCGCCGGCGCCGACCGCCCCGGGTGCTAG
- the nadB gene encoding L-aspartate oxidase, translating into MQENPAADVLVIGSGVAGLLTALKVARFARVVVVTKRAAMESTTRYAQGGIASVMDSADSYAAHVQDTVIAGAGICRSEVVEMVVRQGPRVIRELMDLGTRFSRDAGHGLELGREGGHSAHRIVHFKDTTGREVERALYAAVQREANITLHENTVAVNLLGGRRSAASPPRESPVGGAYLLRPDGVIVTQRAGATVLATGGCGKAYLYTSNPDLATGDGIAMAYRAGARIADMEFVQFHPTCLFDPRGSRFLVSEAVRGEGAVLRNAAEEEFMPRYDPRRELAPRDVVARAIDQEMKQRGDKCVFLDVRHRGGDFLRQRFPGIYAACLALGLRLERDLIPVVPAAHYMCGGVAVDLQGRTDLPGLYAVGETSWTGLHGANRLASNSLLEALVYADRVAVDLRAQGLDAVPADVAAWSDAGTAARYETVLLDHDWDAVRRLLWDYVGIVRSEERLALAAQRLALLRQAIEGYYWRYRLSADLIELRNLALVGELIVRCARFRQESRGLHTVLDWPESRPEFQGDTVLSRFEEPRLLPSGAPVHAVAPEATP; encoded by the coding sequence ATGCAGGAGAATCCCGCCGCCGACGTGCTCGTCATCGGCTCCGGCGTCGCCGGCTTGCTGACGGCGCTCAAGGTAGCGCGCTTCGCCCGCGTCGTCGTCGTCACCAAGCGCGCCGCCATGGAATCCACCACGCGCTATGCCCAAGGCGGCATCGCCTCGGTGATGGACAGCGCCGATTCCTACGCCGCCCACGTGCAGGACACCGTGATCGCCGGCGCCGGCATCTGCCGCTCCGAAGTCGTGGAGATGGTGGTGCGGCAAGGGCCGCGGGTCATCCGCGAGCTCATGGATCTCGGCACCCGCTTCAGCCGTGACGCCGGTCACGGCTTGGAGCTCGGACGGGAAGGCGGCCACTCGGCGCACCGCATCGTGCACTTCAAGGACACCACGGGGCGGGAAGTGGAGCGCGCTCTCTACGCCGCAGTGCAGCGCGAAGCGAACATCACCTTGCACGAGAACACCGTCGCCGTGAATCTCCTGGGCGGCCGGCGCAGCGCCGCCTCGCCGCCGCGAGAGTCACCCGTCGGCGGCGCCTACCTGCTGCGCCCCGACGGCGTCATCGTGACCCAACGGGCTGGCGCCACGGTGCTCGCCACCGGCGGTTGCGGCAAGGCCTACCTCTACACCTCGAACCCCGATCTGGCCACGGGGGACGGCATCGCCATGGCCTACCGCGCCGGTGCGCGCATCGCCGACATGGAGTTCGTGCAGTTCCACCCCACCTGTCTCTTCGACCCGCGGGGCAGCCGCTTCCTGGTGAGCGAGGCGGTGCGCGGCGAGGGCGCGGTGTTGCGCAACGCCGCGGAGGAGGAGTTCATGCCGCGCTACGATCCGCGGCGCGAGCTGGCGCCGCGGGACGTGGTGGCGCGCGCCATCGATCAGGAGATGAAGCAGCGCGGCGACAAGTGCGTCTTCCTCGACGTGCGCCACCGCGGCGGCGATTTCCTCCGCCAGCGCTTTCCGGGCATTTACGCTGCCTGTCTGGCCCTCGGCCTGCGCCTGGAGCGCGATCTCATCCCGGTGGTGCCGGCGGCGCATTACATGTGCGGTGGCGTCGCCGTGGACCTGCAGGGCCGCACCGATCTGCCCGGGTTGTACGCGGTGGGGGAGACGAGCTGGACCGGCCTGCACGGTGCCAATCGCCTGGCGTCCAACTCGCTCCTCGAAGCCCTGGTGTACGCCGATCGGGTGGCGGTGGACCTGCGAGCCCAAGGGTTGGACGCGGTGCCCGCCGACGTGGCGGCATGGTCCGATGCGGGGACCGCGGCGCGCTACGAGACGGTGCTCCTCGATCACGACTGGGACGCGGTGCGGCGGTTGCTCTGGGACTATGTGGGCATCGTGCGCAGCGAGGAACGCCTGGCCCTCGCGGCACAGCGCCTCGCCCTGCTGCGCCAGGCCATCGAGGGCTACTACTGGCGCTATCGCTTGAGCGCCGATCTCATCGAGCTGCGCAACCTGGCGCTGGTGGGGGAGCTCATCGTCCGCTGCGCCCGTTTCCGCCAGGAAAGCCGCGGCCTGCACACCGTTCTCGACTGGCCGGAGTCGCGGCCGGAGTTCCAGGGTGACACCGTGCTCTCCCGCTTCGAGGAGCCGCGCTTGTTGCCGAGCGGTGCGCCGGTGCACGCGGTGGCACCGGAGGCGACGCCGTGA
- the lpxK gene encoding tetraacyldisaccharide 4'-kinase produces MRPASMLAAGVLTALGRSWRLEWEGLERIEAARRQSPGGNVIYAVWHSSLAILAWTHRRRDVQILVSQHRDGELIAGVLQRLGYGLVRGSSRRGGVQALFGLARELDAGRDVAVTVDGPVGPRYHVRAGVMLLARRTGRPIMPVFGTASRCTLLPTWDALRLPHPGARVRTQYGEPLWIASTTSAAELARAQRELEATLLEWTLAEETRWGRTLELADVQDRRSWVERQSERPDPSWVLRAAASAHGAGRRLETQLRPRPRGRGGRPWVVGIGNLEAGGTGKTPCVIALGEALLAVGCRFGVLTRGHGGSLGKQHPVLVSSSQAQGAADESRLLAAAFGPAVPLVASRDKRRGLELLRGRGDLDVILVDDALQTAALPVDRHLVLLDWESPFGNGWLLPAGRLREGPQALRRAQALLFTRSRGGVPRHPAWAHLPPEHCFLAREEFPGISRPEASPVAPGSLHGQGVVLLCGLGRPRAFEAAAATLAAREGFQIRRSVRLGDHADLMPALRHLTSRLERLDAAWVLVSRKDLLRLPPGVSKEEPLLVLEQRLHVDSLGELLRVLVPASAHLSAKSAKFTDTEP; encoded by the coding sequence ATGAGACCGGCAAGCATGCTGGCGGCGGGCGTCCTCACCGCCCTCGGTCGCAGCTGGCGGCTCGAGTGGGAGGGACTGGAGCGGATCGAAGCGGCGCGGCGGCAGAGTCCAGGCGGCAACGTCATCTATGCCGTCTGGCACTCAAGTCTCGCCATCCTCGCCTGGACGCACCGACGGCGCGACGTCCAGATCCTGGTGAGCCAGCACCGGGATGGCGAGCTCATCGCCGGCGTTCTCCAACGCCTGGGCTACGGGCTCGTGCGCGGTTCGAGCCGTCGCGGCGGCGTGCAGGCTCTCTTCGGTCTCGCCCGCGAACTCGACGCGGGCCGCGACGTGGCGGTGACCGTCGATGGTCCGGTGGGACCGCGCTACCATGTCCGCGCCGGCGTCATGTTGCTCGCTCGCCGCACCGGACGGCCCATCATGCCGGTGTTCGGCACCGCGAGCCGCTGCACCCTGCTGCCGACTTGGGATGCCTTGCGCCTCCCCCATCCCGGCGCCCGGGTGCGCACGCAATACGGTGAGCCGCTCTGGATCGCGAGCACCACGAGCGCCGCCGAGCTCGCCCGCGCCCAGCGCGAGCTGGAAGCGACGTTGCTCGAGTGGACGCTGGCGGAGGAGACGCGCTGGGGACGCACGTTGGAGCTCGCCGACGTGCAGGATCGGCGCTCCTGGGTGGAGCGCCAGAGCGAGCGGCCGGATCCATCTTGGGTGCTCCGCGCCGCGGCCAGCGCGCACGGCGCCGGGCGCCGCCTCGAAACGCAGCTCCGGCCGCGGCCGCGCGGGCGCGGGGGGAGACCCTGGGTCGTGGGCATCGGCAATCTCGAAGCCGGCGGCACGGGCAAGACACCCTGCGTCATCGCCCTCGGAGAAGCGCTCCTCGCCGTGGGTTGTCGCTTCGGCGTCTTGACTCGCGGCCACGGTGGCAGCCTCGGCAAGCAACATCCCGTGCTCGTGAGCAGCTCTCAGGCGCAGGGCGCCGCCGATGAGAGCCGGCTCTTGGCGGCGGCCTTCGGCCCGGCGGTGCCTCTCGTCGCCAGCAGGGACAAACGCCGCGGTCTCGAGCTCCTGCGCGGGCGCGGCGATTTGGACGTGATCCTGGTGGACGATGCGCTGCAGACCGCAGCGCTGCCGGTGGATCGTCACCTGGTGCTGCTCGACTGGGAATCGCCGTTCGGCAATGGCTGGCTGCTGCCGGCGGGCCGCTTGCGCGAAGGTCCGCAAGCGCTGCGGCGGGCACAGGCGCTGCTCTTCACTCGCTCCCGTGGTGGCGTACCCCGCCATCCGGCCTGGGCCCACCTGCCGCCCGAGCACTGCTTCCTCGCCCGGGAAGAGTTCCCGGGAATCTCCCGTCCCGAAGCGAGCCCCGTGGCTCCGGGGAGTCTCCACGGCCAGGGGGTCGTCCTGCTTTGCGGCCTCGGGCGGCCGCGGGCCTTCGAGGCTGCCGCGGCCACTCTAGCGGCACGCGAAGGCTTCCAGATTCGTCGCAGCGTGCGCCTCGGCGATCACGCCGATCTGATGCCGGCGCTTCGCCACCTGACCAGCCGCTTGGAAAGGCTCGACGCTGCCTGGGTGCTGGTGTCGCGCAAGGATCTGCTGCGGCTGCCGCCGGGAGTCAGCAAAGAAGAGCCGCTGCTCGTGCTCGAGCAGCGGCTCCACGTGGACTCACTGGGGGAACTCCTGCGGGTTCTCGTCCCCGCCTCGGCTCACTTGTCGGCGAAGTCGGCGAAGTTCACCGACACCGAACCGTAA
- the lpxB gene encoding lipid-A-disaccharide synthase, which translates to MRVLVVAGEASGDAHAAKVVRHLVARGDRVLAVGGEQLAAAGATLVAHIDALSVLGFVEVWARLPRLLALYRKLQALLRGGELDLFLPVDFPGLNLRLAATARRAGVPVLYYVGPQVWAWGAGRLQRLQQCVDHVALILPFEPALYARSGVPASFVGHPLLDDPEERERGTEVDLGLFPGSRPQEVRRHLPVLLDAALLLCRKHPSLRLLVSRAPTAPAAWMGAELQARGFDAATVLESAPAARLMRRARALFVASGTATLEAALAERPFAVLYRTGWVNYALARRLVRVPHIALANLVAGEGVVREFIQQEASPAALAVEMERLLFDVAARQQQLAGLSQVRARLGTAGASARVAELAARLGSRQAAAVVS; encoded by the coding sequence ATGCGCGTCCTCGTCGTGGCCGGCGAGGCCAGCGGCGACGCCCACGCCGCCAAGGTGGTGCGGCACCTGGTGGCGCGGGGCGACCGGGTCCTCGCCGTGGGGGGAGAGCAGCTCGCTGCCGCTGGCGCCACGCTGGTGGCGCACATCGACGCGCTCTCGGTGCTGGGCTTCGTCGAAGTCTGGGCGCGCCTGCCGCGCCTCCTCGCCTTGTACCGCAAGTTGCAGGCGCTGCTCCGCGGCGGCGAGCTGGATCTCTTCCTGCCCGTCGACTTTCCCGGCCTCAACCTGCGACTCGCCGCCACCGCACGGCGCGCCGGCGTACCGGTTCTCTATTATGTGGGGCCCCAGGTCTGGGCCTGGGGCGCCGGGCGGCTGCAGCGGCTGCAGCAGTGCGTCGATCACGTGGCGCTCATCCTCCCCTTCGAGCCAGCGCTCTACGCACGAAGCGGCGTGCCCGCTTCCTTCGTCGGTCATCCCTTGCTCGACGATCCGGAGGAGAGGGAGCGCGGGACCGAGGTGGATCTCGGCCTCTTTCCCGGGAGCCGTCCCCAGGAAGTGCGTCGGCACTTGCCGGTGCTCCTCGACGCCGCCCTGCTGCTCTGCCGGAAGCATCCGTCGCTCCGCCTGCTGGTGAGCCGCGCGCCGACCGCCCCGGCGGCCTGGATGGGCGCGGAACTGCAGGCGCGGGGCTTCGACGCCGCCACGGTGCTCGAGAGCGCGCCGGCGGCGCGGCTCATGCGGCGCGCCCGCGCCCTCTTCGTCGCTTCCGGCACGGCGACGCTGGAAGCCGCGCTGGCGGAACGTCCGTTCGCGGTGCTCTACCGCACCGGCTGGGTCAATTACGCCCTGGCGCGGCGGCTGGTGCGGGTGCCGCACATCGCGCTCGCCAATCTGGTGGCGGGAGAGGGCGTGGTGCGTGAGTTCATCCAACAGGAGGCCTCCCCGGCCGCGCTGGCGGTGGAGATGGAACGCTTGCTCTTCGATGTCGCGGCGCGGCAGCAACAGCTCGCCGGGCTGTCGCAGGTCCGCGCGCGCCTCGGCACCGCGGGGGCGTCGGCGCGGGTGGCGGAGCTGGCGGCTCGGCTCGGCAGCAGACAAGCGGCGGCGGTGGTGTCATGA
- a CDS encoding Gfo/Idh/MocA family oxidoreductase, with amino-acid sequence MRVAVLGTGHLGREHARVYAELAEAELVGVYDPDPAAAAAAAARAGCQAFPHRDALLDRAEAVSVCVPTPLHLEVASACLEAGLHVLVEKPIAANVEEARRLRDLAQRRQRLLQVGHVERFNPAMRAAAQHLHAPRFVECHRLAPFGRRGADVAVVLDLMIHDLDLLLDCIGVDIDSIAASGVAVLGGSTDIAHTRLRFANGCVANLTASRISLERMRKIRFFQRHSYLSVDLLREEVAMVRRRPGFDPEAFQAALGRGEAPDPLTALEPVPVPVVREEPLRAELQSFLAAARDGTPPLVGADAGIRALEAACEIERLLQEES; translated from the coding sequence GTGCGCGTCGCCGTTCTCGGTACGGGCCATCTGGGCCGCGAGCATGCCCGGGTCTACGCGGAGCTGGCGGAAGCCGAGTTGGTCGGCGTCTACGATCCCGACCCGGCGGCCGCGGCGGCGGCCGCGGCACGCGCCGGTTGCCAGGCCTTCCCGCACCGCGATGCCCTCCTCGACCGCGCCGAAGCGGTGAGCGTCTGCGTCCCGACGCCGCTGCATCTCGAGGTGGCAAGCGCCTGCCTCGAGGCGGGGCTGCACGTGCTGGTGGAAAAGCCGATCGCGGCCAACGTCGAGGAAGCGCGCCGGCTCCGCGACCTGGCGCAGCGCCGGCAGCGGCTGTTGCAAGTCGGGCACGTGGAGCGCTTCAACCCGGCGATGCGCGCCGCGGCGCAGCACCTGCACGCGCCGCGCTTCGTCGAATGCCACCGGCTGGCGCCCTTCGGCCGCCGGGGCGCTGACGTGGCCGTGGTGCTGGACCTGATGATCCACGATCTGGACTTGCTCCTCGATTGCATCGGCGTCGACATCGATTCCATCGCCGCCTCCGGCGTCGCCGTGCTCGGTGGCTCCACCGACATCGCTCACACCCGGCTGCGCTTCGCCAACGGCTGCGTCGCCAACCTCACAGCGAGCCGCATTTCCCTGGAGCGGATGCGCAAGATTCGCTTCTTCCAGCGCCACAGCTACCTCTCGGTGGATTTGCTGCGCGAGGAAGTGGCGATGGTGCGGCGCCGCCCGGGCTTCGACCCGGAGGCCTTCCAGGCGGCGCTGGGGCGCGGCGAGGCCCCGGACCCCCTGACGGCGCTGGAGCCCGTGCCGGTGCCGGTGGTGCGGGAGGAACCGCTCCGCGCCGAGCTGCAGAGCTTCCTCGCCGCGGCGCGCGACGGCACCCCGCCCCTGGTCGGCGCCGACGCTGGCATCCGCGCCCTCGAAGCGGCGTGCGAGATCGAGCGCCTGCTGCAAGAGGAGTCCTGA
- the lpxA gene encoding acyl-ACP--UDP-N-acetylglucosamine O-acyltransferase — protein sequence MLDIHPTAVVHPRAELEANVVVGPYACIGAEVAVGAGTWIGAHVVLEGRTHIGRDNKIFHGAVVGAVPQDLKYRGEPTMVRIGDGNTIREYATIHLACIEGETTSVGAGCLLMAYCHVAHNCRLGDGVILANSVNLAGHVEVHDHAIVGGVTPVHQFVRIGAHSIIGGGFRVPKDVPPFARCGGYPLRVVGLNTVGLERHGFDEDRRAVLKRAYRILFRSGLNVGQAVERLRAEFGADDDVRTLIDFITTSERGITT from the coding sequence ATGCTGGACATCCACCCCACCGCCGTGGTGCACCCCCGGGCCGAGCTGGAGGCGAATGTGGTCGTCGGGCCCTACGCCTGCATCGGCGCCGAGGTCGCCGTCGGTGCGGGCACCTGGATCGGCGCCCACGTGGTCCTCGAGGGCCGCACCCACATCGGGCGGGACAACAAGATCTTCCATGGCGCGGTGGTCGGCGCCGTACCCCAGGACCTGAAGTACCGCGGCGAACCCACCATGGTGCGCATCGGCGACGGCAACACCATCCGCGAATACGCCACCATCCACCTGGCCTGCATCGAGGGGGAAACGACCAGCGTCGGCGCCGGCTGCTTGCTCATGGCGTACTGCCACGTGGCGCACAATTGCCGCCTCGGCGACGGCGTCATCCTCGCCAACTCGGTGAATCTGGCCGGCCACGTGGAGGTGCACGATCACGCCATCGTGGGCGGTGTCACCCCGGTGCACCAGTTCGTGCGCATCGGCGCCCACTCCATCATCGGCGGCGGTTTCCGGGTGCCGAAGGACGTACCCCCCTTCGCGCGCTGCGGTGGTTACCCCCTGCGTGTCGTCGGCCTCAACACCGTGGGCCTCGAACGCCACGGTTTCGACGAGGACCGCCGCGCGGTGCTCAAGCGCGCCTACCGCATCCTCTTCCGCTCGGGCCTCAACGTCGGCCAGGCGGTGGAGCGCCTGCGAGCAGAGTTCGGCGCCGATGACGACGTGCGCACCTTGATCGACTTCATCACCACCTCGGAACGGGGCATCACCACCTAG
- a CDS encoding bifunctional UDP-3-O-[3-hydroxymyristoyl] N-acetylglucosamine deacetylase/3-hydroxyacyl-ACP dehydratase has product MSATSQCTIAAPCEVTGVGLHTGHRTLMRFKPAPEGTGLVFRRTDLEPPVDVPARIEFAPRDVAVPRNTTLERHGARIHTVEHVLAALSGLGIDNAYIEIDGDEPGEPHDGSCAPYVEVLRRAGVVQQAALRRPLEVRETVSLQQDGVEVTAVPYDGFRVSFTIHYDNPLIATQKASFDIDPETFAREIAPARTFALMSEVVELRERGFIRGGTLDNAVVVDGDHIVNDVPLRFPDEFVRHKILDLLGDLALLGRPLRGHVIAVRSGHRTNADFVRRMLATHQGPPPRPKGEAKGLMDVRAILEIMPHRYPIMLVDRILELEDGKRVVGIKNVTYNEPFFQGHFPGLPVMPAVLIIEAMAQCGGVLLMNSVDDPKRHLMYFAGIDKARFRKPVHPGDQLRLELQLVRFGGTVCKMEGKAFVDGDLVAEATLLSTIAERP; this is encoded by the coding sequence GTGAGCGCCACGAGCCAGTGCACCATCGCGGCTCCCTGTGAGGTCACCGGCGTCGGCCTGCACACGGGCCACCGTACTCTCATGCGCTTCAAGCCGGCCCCCGAGGGCACCGGCCTCGTCTTCCGCCGCACCGACCTGGAGCCGCCGGTGGATGTCCCGGCGCGCATCGAATTCGCCCCGCGTGATGTGGCGGTGCCGCGCAACACCACGCTGGAGCGCCACGGGGCTCGCATCCACACGGTGGAACACGTGCTGGCGGCGCTCTCCGGCCTCGGCATCGACAACGCCTACATCGAGATCGATGGCGACGAACCGGGGGAGCCGCACGACGGCAGCTGCGCCCCGTACGTCGAGGTCCTGCGCCGCGCCGGTGTGGTGCAGCAAGCGGCGCTGCGGCGGCCTCTGGAGGTGCGGGAGACCGTGTCGTTGCAGCAGGACGGCGTGGAGGTGACCGCGGTGCCTTACGACGGCTTCCGGGTCAGCTTCACCATCCATTACGACAACCCGCTCATCGCCACGCAGAAAGCCAGCTTCGACATCGACCCGGAGACCTTCGCGCGGGAGATCGCCCCGGCCCGCACCTTCGCCCTGATGAGCGAGGTGGTGGAGTTGCGCGAGCGCGGCTTCATCCGTGGCGGCACCCTGGACAACGCCGTGGTCGTGGATGGCGATCACATCGTCAACGACGTGCCGCTGCGCTTCCCCGACGAGTTCGTCCGCCACAAGATCCTGGACCTGCTCGGGGATCTGGCACTGCTCGGGCGGCCGCTGCGGGGACACGTCATCGCCGTGCGCTCCGGCCACCGCACCAACGCCGACTTCGTGCGCCGCATGCTGGCCACGCACCAGGGGCCGCCGCCGCGCCCGAAGGGGGAGGCCAAGGGGCTCATGGACGTGCGCGCCATCCTGGAAATCATGCCGCACCGCTACCCGATCATGCTGGTGGACCGCATCCTCGAGCTGGAAGATGGCAAGCGGGTCGTGGGCATCAAGAACGTCACCTACAACGAGCCCTTCTTCCAGGGCCATTTCCCCGGCCTGCCGGTGATGCCGGCGGTGCTCATCATCGAGGCCATGGCGCAGTGCGGCGGCGTCCTGCTCATGAACTCCGTGGACGACCCCAAGCGCCACCTCATGTACTTCGCCGGCATCGACAAGGCCCGCTTCCGCAAGCCCGTCCACCCCGGCGATCAGCTGCGCCTCGAGCTGCAGCTGGTGCGCTTCGGCGGCACGGTGTGCAAGATGGAGGGCAAAGCCTTCGTCGACGGCGACCTCGTCGCCGAGGCGACCCTCCTTTCCACCATCGCGGAGAGGCCGTGA